The Candidatus Acidiferrales bacterium genome includes a window with the following:
- a CDS encoding VanZ family protein, producing the protein MNPSPRERPSAFSGSSRWSHWWPAVLWAGIIALFSSNWFSSGHTWGYFIRFASYLFPGLSPEEIQVLHGVVRKLAHFLAYFILSLLLFRALRRGRSGWHRRWSLAALLVSGLYAGADELHQLFAAQRTGAFGDVGIDSLGALAAQLLLWLGRGEWALQINKIRSTARKETPLEK; encoded by the coding sequence ATGAACCCCTCCCCTCGAGAGCGCCCTTCCGCTTTTTCCGGCAGCAGCCGGTGGAGCCACTGGTGGCCGGCCGTACTCTGGGCGGGAATCATAGCCCTGTTTTCCTCGAACTGGTTTTCGAGCGGGCATACCTGGGGATACTTTATACGGTTCGCGAGCTACTTGTTCCCGGGTCTCTCGCCGGAGGAGATCCAGGTTCTGCATGGCGTGGTGCGGAAACTGGCTCATTTCCTTGCCTATTTCATTCTCAGCCTGCTGCTTTTTCGCGCTCTTCGCCGCGGACGCAGCGGCTGGCACCGCCGATGGTCGCTGGCCGCACTCCTCGTCTCAGGCCTCTATGCCGGGGCCGACGAGCTCCATCAGCTCTTCGCTGCCCAGCGCACCGGCGCGTTCGGTGACGTTGGAATTGATTCCTTGGGGGCGCTGGCCGCACAGTTGCTGTTGTGGCTTGGCAGAGGCGAGTGGGCGCTTCAAATCAACAAAATAAGAAGCACGGCGAGAAAGGAGACACCGCTCGAGAAATAG
- a CDS encoding DNA-directed RNA polymerase subunit alpha: protein MWKGFQKPKRLATDPETMTDRYGKFSAQPFERGWGTTVGNAIRRALLSSIEGAAITAVKIEGVLHEFSPIPGVTEDATDIILNVKQIPFKLNSDHPKTIYLNWDKPGVVTSGMIEEDADFTVLDKNLHMATVAEGGKLAIEMRLKNGRGYVSADHNFDEDLPIGYIPIDSVHSPVRKANYAVEAARLGQMTDYERLSFEVWTNGAVTPQDAMGLAAKLVKDHMAIFIGFEETPEVEEEPTEAAYDYRAEHLDRSVEELELSVRSYNCLKNANIQSIRELVQKTEADMLKTKNFGRKSLNEIKEILQTMGLCLGMRLDEHGRIVWPPLSAIPSLTPPAEEPPPTL, encoded by the coding sequence ATGTGGAAAGGCTTTCAGAAACCCAAGCGTTTGGCAACGGATCCAGAAACGATGACGGATCGTTATGGAAAATTTTCAGCACAGCCATTTGAGCGAGGCTGGGGCACGACCGTCGGCAACGCCATCCGTCGCGCGCTCTTGAGCTCGATTGAGGGAGCAGCCATCACCGCAGTCAAGATAGAGGGGGTGCTGCATGAGTTCTCGCCCATTCCCGGTGTCACTGAGGATGCCACCGACATCATCCTCAACGTGAAACAGATCCCCTTCAAGTTGAACAGCGATCACCCCAAAACGATCTACCTCAACTGGGACAAGCCCGGGGTGGTGACTTCCGGGATGATTGAAGAAGATGCCGACTTTACCGTCCTGGACAAGAATCTTCACATGGCCACGGTGGCCGAGGGGGGAAAGCTGGCCATCGAAATGCGTCTGAAGAATGGCCGCGGATACGTTTCCGCCGACCACAACTTTGACGAGGATCTGCCCATCGGTTACATCCCGATTGACTCGGTGCATTCGCCGGTGCGCAAGGCCAACTATGCGGTCGAGGCGGCTCGGCTCGGGCAGATGACGGACTACGAGCGGCTGTCGTTTGAGGTTTGGACAAACGGCGCCGTCACGCCCCAGGATGCCATGGGTTTGGCCGCCAAGCTCGTCAAGGACCATATGGCCATCTTCATCGGCTTTGAGGAGACTCCGGAAGTCGAAGAGGAGCCGACCGAAGCGGCCTATGATTATCGCGCCGAACATCTCGATCGCTCCGTCGAAGAGCTGGAGCTTTCCGTCCGCTCTTACAACTGCCTGAAGAACGCCAACATCCAGAGCATCCGCGAACTCGTTCAGAAGACCGAAGCCGACATGCTCAAGACCAAGAATTTCGGTCGCAAGTCGCTCAACGAGATCAAGGAGATTCTGCAAACCATGGGCCTGTGCCTGGGGATGAGGCTTGATGAGCACGGCCGGATCGTCTGGCCGCCCCTCTCGGCCATTCCATCGCTCACCCCCCCGGCGGAAGAACCCCCGCCCACGCTCTGA
- a CDS encoding metal-dependent transcriptional regulator, translating to MLSPAREDYIEAIWSLGQRRAEVRVTDIARRLGVRLPTVTRTVAAIAKMRLLEHRHRGTIRLSPSGQHLAQCLSHRHGDLVTLLRDILGLPARKAEGDACKLEHGLSPIAAQRLHEFLLLLDGHPRLKRDLLGRMRARSARRSRAFTSLGITRSDGWRF from the coding sequence ATGTTGTCGCCTGCTCGCGAAGACTATATCGAGGCCATCTGGTCGCTTGGCCAGCGCCGAGCGGAGGTCCGCGTGACGGACATCGCCCGCCGCCTGGGCGTGCGTTTGCCCACCGTCACCCGCACGGTCGCGGCGATTGCCAAGATGCGACTCCTCGAACATCGCCATCGGGGCACCATCCGCCTCTCGCCTTCCGGACAGCACCTGGCTCAATGCCTTTCTCACCGGCATGGCGACCTGGTGACGTTACTGAGGGATATCCTGGGTCTGCCTGCCAGAAAAGCTGAGGGCGACGCCTGCAAGCTCGAGCACGGCCTTTCGCCCATTGCCGCCCAGCGGCTCCATGAATTTCTACTGTTGCTCGACGGTCATCCCCGTCTGAAGAGAGACCTGCTTGGCCGGATGAGGGCTCGCTCGGCGCGTCGCAGCCGGGCATTCACTTCGCTGGGGATCACACGATCGGATGGATGGAGGTTTTAG
- the infA gene encoding translation initiation factor IF-1 yields the protein MAKQRYPEKKRNTEESGKEDAIEVMATVIEPLPNAMFRVQLENKHVVLAHISGRMRKNFIRILPGDKVAVELSAYDLSRGRIVYRYK from the coding sequence ATGGCAAAGCAGCGCTACCCTGAGAAGAAGCGCAACACGGAGGAATCGGGAAAAGAAGACGCCATTGAGGTAATGGCTACCGTGATCGAACCCTTGCCCAACGCCATGTTTCGCGTGCAACTGGAGAACAAGCACGTGGTGCTGGCTCACATCTCCGGCCGGATGCGGAAAAACTTCATTCGCATCCTGCCGGGCGACAAGGTAGCGGTGGAGCTTTCGGCTTACGATCTGTCGCGCGGCCGCATTGTCTATCGTTATAAGTAG
- the map gene encoding type I methionyl aminopeptidase, whose product MIICKAKAELEKMHRAGMVVYDLLEALRKMVGPGVATLDLEREAERRIAQAGAMAAFKGYMNYPCVLCTSVNSEIVHGIPSERKLAAGDILSIDVGVSLDGYFADAAITVPVGRVRPELDKLLRVTEEALDKAIGKVVLSNRLSDISAAIQEHVEGNGLTVVRDFVGHGIGTQLHEDPQLPNYGHAGHGPRLKEGMVLAIEPMVNTGAAGVRILEDRWTAVTEDGGYSAHFEHCVAVTQNGPWVLTRP is encoded by the coding sequence ATGATCATATGCAAAGCAAAGGCCGAGCTTGAAAAGATGCACCGTGCCGGGATGGTTGTGTACGACCTGCTGGAGGCGCTGCGGAAGATGGTCGGGCCGGGGGTGGCCACCCTGGATTTGGAACGTGAAGCGGAACGCCGCATCGCTCAGGCAGGCGCCATGGCGGCCTTCAAGGGATACATGAATTATCCCTGCGTGCTCTGTACCTCGGTGAATAGCGAGATCGTGCATGGGATCCCATCCGAGCGGAAACTGGCGGCCGGAGACATTCTTTCGATTGACGTGGGCGTCTCGCTCGATGGCTACTTTGCCGACGCCGCCATCACCGTTCCGGTGGGCCGGGTGAGGCCCGAGCTGGACAAGCTTTTGCGCGTGACCGAGGAGGCTCTTGACAAGGCGATTGGGAAGGTGGTGCTCTCGAACCGCCTGTCGGACATCTCCGCCGCCATCCAGGAGCACGTGGAAGGGAACGGCTTAACGGTGGTTCGCGATTTTGTCGGCCACGGCATCGGAACGCAGTTGCACGAAGACCCCCAACTGCCCAACTACGGCCATGCCGGCCATGGCCCTCGGCTGAAAGAAGGCATGGTGCTGGCGATCGAGCCGATGGTCAACACCGGCGCGGCCGGCGTCAGGATTTTGGAGGACCGCTGGACGGCGGTCACCGAGGATGGCGGCTACTCCGCTCATTTCGAACACTGCGTCGCCGTCACGCAAAACGGGCCCTGGGTGCTGACCCGGCCCTGA
- the rpsD gene encoding 30S ribosomal protein S4, whose product MARYREAVCRLCRREGIKLFLKGERCFSDKCAIEKRNFPPGQHGSGRRPKSKLVGYGLQLREKQRTKRVYGVLERQFRNYFDKAERQKGVTGENLLYQLERRLDTVAHRLGLASSRAHARQLVLHGHVRVNGRKINIPSYLVNTGDEISLKEGLHQNVEAMRARDLAQGRSVPSWLEVDRQHFKGRVLGLPKREEIVTPPIQEQLIVELYSR is encoded by the coding sequence TTGGCACGATACCGTGAAGCAGTCTGTCGCCTCTGTCGGCGTGAGGGCATCAAACTTTTCCTGAAAGGGGAGCGGTGCTTCTCCGACAAATGCGCCATTGAAAAGCGCAATTTTCCGCCCGGCCAACACGGCTCGGGACGCCGCCCGAAGAGCAAGCTGGTGGGCTACGGCCTCCAGCTCCGAGAAAAGCAAAGGACCAAGCGCGTCTATGGCGTGCTGGAACGGCAATTCCGGAACTATTTTGACAAGGCCGAGCGGCAGAAGGGGGTCACGGGGGAGAACCTGCTCTATCAGTTGGAGCGGCGGCTGGATACGGTTGCGCATCGCCTGGGCCTGGCCAGTTCGCGGGCGCATGCCCGGCAGTTGGTTCTCCACGGCCACGTTCGGGTGAACGGGAGGAAGATCAATATCCCTTCGTACCTGGTCAACACGGGTGATGAAATCTCCTTGAAAGAGGGTTTGCACCAGAACGTGGAGGCCATGCGGGCGCGTGACCTGGCCCAGGGCCGGTCGGTGCCTTCCTGGTTGGAGGTGGACCGCCAGCACTTCAAGGGCCGGGTCCTTGGCCTCCCCAAGCGCGAGGAGATCGTCACGCCGCCCATCCAGGAACAGTTGATCGTGGAATTGTACAGCAGATAG
- a CDS encoding cupredoxin domain-containing protein, with product MKKPFLTIVSALLAVFLVPVPAWMHSQREEPPPDRRIAIIAERFSYIPSRIKLKRGATVEFVLTSEDTYHGFYIRRLGVNVMIPAQGKGEKKVRIHFAEAGQYVFECSRACGAGHNAMRGLIIVE from the coding sequence GTGAAGAAGCCATTTCTAACAATCGTTTCTGCCCTGCTTGCGGTCTTCTTGGTACCCGTGCCTGCCTGGATGCACAGCCAGAGGGAGGAACCGCCACCGGACCGCCGCATCGCTATCATAGCCGAGCGGTTCAGCTATATCCCTTCCCGCATCAAGCTCAAGCGCGGCGCGACGGTTGAGTTTGTTTTGACCAGCGAGGATACCTACCACGGCTTCTACATCCGCCGCCTCGGCGTTAACGTGATGATTCCAGCGCAGGGAAAAGGGGAGAAAAAAGTGAGAATACACTTTGCTGAGGCGGGTCAGTATGTTTTCGAGTGTTCGCGGGCCTGCGGCGCAGGTCACAACGCCATGCGCGGCCTCATCATCGTCGAGTAG
- the rpsM gene encoding 30S ribosomal protein S13 has protein sequence MARISGVDLPPNKRMFVGLTSIYGIGQPRARSICAKSRVDVMKKVKDLTDEEITRIRRTIEEEGGVEGDLRKEISQNIRTLIEMGAYRGLRHRRNLPVRGQRTHTNARTRKGPRKGAIATKKRVMVRK, from the coding sequence ATGGCAAGAATCTCTGGAGTGGATTTACCGCCCAACAAGAGAATGTTCGTCGGGCTCACGTCCATTTATGGCATCGGGCAGCCCCGCGCCCGCAGCATCTGTGCCAAGTCGCGGGTGGACGTGATGAAAAAGGTGAAAGACCTCACCGATGAGGAGATCACCCGCATTCGGCGGACGATCGAAGAGGAAGGTGGTGTCGAGGGCGATCTGCGCAAGGAGATCTCGCAAAATATTCGTACTCTGATCGAGATGGGAGCCTACCGCGGCCTGCGCCATCGACGAAATCTTCCCGTCCGGGGCCAGCGGACGCATACCAACGCTCGCACCCGCAAGGGCCCGCGCAAAGGCGCTATCGCCACCAAGAAGCGGGTCATGGTCAGGAAATAG
- a CDS encoding adenylate kinase, whose amino-acid sequence MATRQKAAGSPGAFILLGPPGAGKGTQAKELARRCGIPQIATGDILREAVRRETPLGLEAKAVMARGELVSDDMVCAIVEQRIKQDDCKNGFILDGFPRTMAQAERLDQILTAAGWGRPKVIYLAVGMEELMRRLAGRRGCKVCGRIYNIYDRPPRVEGRCDDDGSELTRRHDDSREAVVRARFEAYEKETAPLVEYYRRSGKVHRVDGKLSLEQVTREVLKLCRAYDHMQSKGRA is encoded by the coding sequence ATGGCCACCCGCCAAAAGGCGGCGGGGTCGCCGGGCGCGTTTATCCTGCTCGGGCCGCCGGGAGCCGGCAAGGGGACTCAGGCGAAGGAACTGGCCCGGCGTTGCGGTATCCCGCAGATTGCCACGGGCGACATCCTGCGCGAGGCTGTCCGCCGGGAAACGCCGCTCGGGCTCGAGGCCAAAGCGGTGATGGCTCGGGGCGAGCTGGTAAGCGACGACATGGTTTGCGCCATCGTCGAGCAACGCATCAAGCAGGACGACTGCAAGAACGGCTTTATCCTCGACGGCTTTCCGCGGACGATGGCTCAGGCCGAGCGGCTGGATCAGATTTTGACCGCCGCTGGCTGGGGCCGGCCGAAGGTGATTTACCTGGCGGTGGGCATGGAGGAACTGATGCGACGGCTGGCGGGCCGGCGCGGTTGCAAGGTTTGCGGTCGTATCTACAACATCTACGATCGGCCGCCGCGCGTGGAAGGTCGCTGCGATGACGACGGCAGCGAACTTACCCGGCGTCACGATGATAGCCGGGAAGCCGTCGTCCGGGCGCGCTTCGAAGCCTACGAAAAAGAAACCGCGCCGCTTGTCGAGTATTACCGGCGCAGCGGGAAGGTTCATCGGGTGGACGGAAAGCTCTCGCTCGAGCAGGTGACCCGTGAGGTGCTGAAATTGTGTCGAGCCTATGATCATATGCAAAGCAAAGGCCGAGCTTGA
- a CDS encoding di-heme oxidoredictase family protein, protein MKPANQKARPFLVWATVAAVAAELSLMSCGTSVPAFPQNPPPPGEAAAAGFGQPLPGLTPQQLELFGEGRDDFLEVETAEEGLGPIFNGLSCAQCHSVPTVGGGGFINEVRAGRLDASGTFHEPPGGSLMNMFSIPPHLAQEIIPADANVVAFRRSIPLFGNGLVEAIPDEAILALANLTAKPPGVAGRVHRVADVASGQQRVGRFGWKAQHATLKSFAGDAYRNEMGITNELFPQENAPNGDEALLALVDRIADPEDLPDPATGRSGVDKFANFMRFLAPPPRGPLTDSVRQGELVFHQIGCASCHTPSLTTGPSAVAALDRKPVPLFSDLLLHDIGTGDGIAQDDARPNEIRTPALWGLRTRSPLLHDGRAATIEDAILTHAGEASTVRSRFGALSAVERQALLDFLRSL, encoded by the coding sequence ATGAAGCCAGCAAACCAGAAAGCCAGGCCGTTTCTTGTGTGGGCTACCGTGGCCGCGGTCGCCGCGGAGCTTTCCTTGATGAGTTGCGGCACGTCCGTTCCCGCCTTTCCTCAAAATCCTCCCCCGCCCGGCGAGGCTGCTGCCGCCGGTTTTGGACAGCCACTGCCGGGCCTGACGCCGCAGCAACTGGAACTTTTTGGCGAAGGCCGAGATGATTTCCTGGAGGTCGAGACGGCTGAGGAGGGACTGGGACCGATCTTTAATGGCCTTTCCTGCGCCCAGTGTCATTCCGTTCCGACGGTCGGGGGCGGAGGATTTATCAACGAGGTGCGCGCCGGACGGCTGGATGCAAGTGGGACGTTTCACGAGCCTCCCGGCGGATCGCTCATGAACATGTTCTCGATCCCGCCCCACCTCGCGCAGGAGATCATTCCGGCCGACGCTAACGTGGTGGCCTTTCGCCGTTCCATCCCTCTTTTTGGAAATGGATTGGTGGAAGCTATTCCCGACGAGGCCATTCTTGCCCTGGCCAATCTTACCGCCAAACCGCCGGGCGTCGCCGGCCGTGTCCACCGCGTCGCCGACGTGGCCAGTGGCCAGCAACGTGTCGGGCGATTCGGCTGGAAGGCACAGCACGCAACTCTCAAGTCCTTTGCCGGCGACGCCTACAGAAACGAAATGGGAATCACCAACGAACTTTTTCCGCAAGAGAACGCGCCGAATGGAGACGAGGCTCTTTTGGCGCTGGTGGATCGGATTGCCGACCCGGAAGATTTACCCGACCCGGCGACCGGCCGGAGCGGCGTGGACAAGTTCGCCAATTTCATGCGCTTTCTGGCGCCGCCGCCGCGGGGCCCGCTCACCGATTCCGTGCGGCAGGGCGAATTGGTTTTCCATCAGATCGGCTGCGCCAGTTGCCATACTCCCAGCTTGACGACCGGGCCGAGTGCGGTTGCGGCGCTCGACCGCAAACCAGTGCCGCTGTTTTCCGATCTCCTGCTGCACGACATCGGAACGGGTGACGGGATCGCTCAGGACGATGCGCGACCCAACGAAATTCGCACCCCCGCCCTCTGGGGCCTGCGCACCCGGTCGCCTTTGCTGCACGACGGCCGCGCCGCCACGATCGAGGACGCCATTCTCACGCATGCTGGCGAGGCGAGCACGGTGCGGTCGCGTTTCGGGGCGTTGTCGGCAGTGGAACGCCAAGCCTTGCTCGACTTTCTGCGCTCGTTGTGA
- the rpsK gene encoding 30S ribosomal protein S11, which translates to MAKAAKRKKEFKKKREKRVVPAGIAHIAATFNNTFVTITDMEGNVLAWSSAGSLGFKGSRKGTPFAAQQAGARCASSAREHYSMKSVEVRVKGPGSGRESAIRAVASGGIMITSIKDATPIPHNGCRPPKRRRV; encoded by the coding sequence GTGGCGAAGGCCGCTAAACGCAAGAAGGAGTTCAAAAAGAAGCGAGAGAAGCGAGTGGTGCCTGCCGGGATCGCCCACATTGCGGCGACGTTCAACAACACGTTCGTGACCATAACCGACATGGAGGGAAATGTTCTGGCGTGGTCCTCGGCTGGATCGCTGGGCTTCAAAGGCTCGCGCAAAGGCACGCCCTTTGCCGCGCAGCAGGCGGGTGCCAGGTGCGCCAGCTCGGCCCGCGAGCATTACAGCATGAAGTCGGTGGAAGTGCGCGTGAAAGGCCCCGGCTCGGGACGCGAATCGGCGATCCGGGCTGTGGCAAGCGGCGGCATCATGATCACCTCCATCAAGGATGCTACGCCCATTCCGCACAACGGCTGCCGGCCGCCCAAGCGGCGAAGAGTTTGA
- the rpmJ gene encoding 50S ribosomal protein L36 yields MKVRSSVKRICDKCKIIRRRGVVRVICKNPKHKQRQG; encoded by the coding sequence GTGAAAGTGCGCTCATCGGTGAAACGGATATGTGATAAATGCAAGATCATTCGCCGCCGCGGCGTCGTTCGGGTGATTTGCAAAAACCCGAAACATAAGCAACGGCAAGGATAA
- the rplQ gene encoding 50S ribosomal protein L17: MRHLKAGSKLGRNPAHRRATLRNLVTNLLEHERITTTAARAKAMRPIVEQMITLGKRESLHARRQAASYITHPPVVAKLFETIAPRFADRPGGYTRIIHAGFGRGDGRDIAIIELLGAKLRKRQRAKDKTKKA; encoded by the coding sequence ATGCGACATCTCAAGGCAGGCAGCAAACTCGGCAGAAATCCGGCTCATCGCCGGGCCACCCTCCGCAACCTCGTCACCAATTTGCTCGAGCACGAGCGCATTACCACTACCGCGGCCCGGGCCAAGGCCATGCGTCCCATTGTCGAGCAGATGATTACTCTCGGCAAGCGGGAATCGCTCCATGCCCGCCGCCAGGCTGCTTCCTATATCACCCACCCGCCGGTGGTGGCCAAACTGTTTGAGACCATCGCCCCGCGCTTTGCCGACCGGCCGGGCGGCTACACCCGCATCATTCACGCCGGCTTCGGCAGGGGCGACGGCCGGGACATCGCCATTATCGAGCTGCTCGGCGCCAAACTCCGCAAGCGCCAAAGGGCGAAGGACAAGACCAAAAAGGCATGA
- a CDS encoding MFS transporter, translated as MTRRRLSRNVRALGVVAFFNDLSSEMIYWVLPYFVTSVLGAGPLFLGLIESVAESVAGFSKLLSGYLADRWHRRKPMVVAGYLLANVAKPLLALVQSWSQVFAIRSADRFGKGMRAAPRDLMIAESSEPGSLGSAFGFRQAMDSAGAIAGPLLALVLLATIVGDLRHLFLLAAIPGLFSVFLVAVRVRETSHAPRPRTGSGGEPAGASLGRRYYLLLAATALFGLANSSDLLLILRAQNLGMQPALAPALGLVFNSVYALAAWPAGYLSDRMSRKRVIALGYFLFALVYCGFAVGPAVRMVWALFALYGLYYALTEGVVRALVAELVTEGNRGRAYGLMGFVSSLSLLCASTLAGWLWQHYGPGVPFYFSSGVSFLAVLLILLI; from the coding sequence ATGACGCGGAGGAGATTATCCCGGAATGTTCGCGCACTGGGCGTGGTGGCCTTTTTCAATGACCTCTCGAGCGAAATGATTTACTGGGTGCTGCCCTATTTCGTCACCAGCGTGCTCGGCGCGGGTCCTCTCTTCCTGGGTCTGATCGAATCGGTCGCGGAAAGCGTAGCGGGTTTTTCGAAGCTCCTCTCCGGCTATCTCGCCGATCGGTGGCATCGTCGGAAGCCGATGGTGGTGGCCGGATATTTGCTCGCCAACGTCGCCAAGCCCCTGCTCGCCCTGGTTCAGAGTTGGTCTCAGGTGTTTGCCATCCGGAGCGCCGACCGCTTCGGCAAAGGCATGCGCGCTGCGCCACGCGACCTCATGATTGCCGAATCGTCGGAGCCCGGCTCACTGGGCAGCGCCTTTGGCTTTCGGCAGGCGATGGATTCCGCCGGCGCCATCGCCGGGCCTCTTCTCGCCTTGGTTCTGCTGGCGACGATCGTGGGCGACCTCCGGCACCTTTTCCTGCTCGCCGCTATTCCTGGACTTTTCAGCGTCTTCCTGGTTGCCGTGCGTGTTCGGGAAACTTCTCACGCGCCCCGGCCGCGAACCGGTTCGGGAGGGGAACCGGCCGGGGCGTCGCTCGGCCGGCGGTACTACCTGTTGCTGGCCGCCACGGCTCTCTTTGGGCTCGCCAATTCCAGCGACCTGCTGCTCATCCTGCGGGCGCAAAATCTCGGTATGCAGCCCGCGCTCGCGCCGGCGCTGGGTTTGGTCTTCAACAGCGTCTATGCTCTGGCTGCCTGGCCGGCCGGGTATCTATCCGACCGGATGTCCCGCAAGCGCGTGATTGCGCTTGGCTACTTTCTCTTTGCCCTTGTCTATTGTGGATTTGCCGTCGGGCCAGCGGTGCGGATGGTATGGGCGCTCTTTGCGCTCTACGGCTTGTACTACGCTCTGACGGAGGGGGTGGTGCGGGCGCTGGTGGCGGAGCTTGTGACGGAAGGGAACCGAGGCCGGGCTTACGGCTTGATGGGGTTTGTGAGCAGCCTATCGTTGCTTTGCGCGAGCACCCTCGCCGGCTGGCTCTGGCAACACTATGGCCCCGGCGTGCCTTTCTATTTCTCGAGCGGTGTCTCCTTTCTCGCCGTGCTTCTTATTTTGTTGATTTGA